A genomic region of Thermodesulfobium narugense DSM 14796 contains the following coding sequences:
- a CDS encoding phosphoglycerate kinase, giving the protein MRLFDRASLLDYPIYKLQGKRVFVRADLNDPADSEGNLTGDMRLRAVAPTLAYLCAARAKVILASHFGRPKNKEANFSLKGVRKRLSEMLRFDINFIPECNGKELEEFVLNELKDGEILLIENLRFCPGETKNDMQYARFLASLGDVFVQEAFGACHREHASIASLPKLLPSFAGFLLEKEVVALSKILKSPERPFLLILGGKKVSDKIKLINNMIEKVDSICIGGGMAFAFLRANGYDVGKSFVEESIDDIARQILYKAGEMGKKIILPVDVLVAKDIISGSECKLVDAHRIPADWYGVDIGPKTLELFKEEILKAKTILWNGPMGVFEIPEFSWGSRALALAVALSDAVSVCGGGDTSDVLRLTNMVNYFSHVSTGGGAALKFLEGENLPGIDALPKVM; this is encoded by the coding sequence GTGAGATTGTTTGATAGGGCCTCTTTACTTGATTATCCGATATACAAGCTTCAGGGCAAAAGGGTATTTGTAAGAGCGGATCTAAACGATCCAGCTGACTCAGAGGGAAACCTAACAGGCGACATGAGGCTCAGGGCAGTAGCTCCCACATTGGCATATTTGTGTGCTGCGAGGGCTAAGGTAATTTTGGCTTCTCACTTTGGGAGGCCAAAGAACAAAGAAGCAAACTTTTCTTTGAAGGGAGTAAGAAAAAGACTCTCCGAAATGCTTAGGTTTGACATAAATTTTATCCCAGAATGTAATGGGAAAGAGTTGGAAGAATTTGTTCTAAACGAATTGAAGGACGGTGAGATTTTACTCATTGAAAATCTTAGGTTTTGTCCTGGAGAGACAAAAAATGACATGCAATATGCGAGATTTTTAGCTTCTTTAGGAGATGTCTTTGTCCAGGAGGCATTTGGGGCATGTCATAGGGAACACGCTTCAATAGCTTCTTTACCCAAACTCTTGCCTTCCTTTGCGGGATTTTTACTTGAAAAGGAGGTTGTTGCCTTGAGCAAGATCTTAAAAAGCCCAGAAAGACCTTTTCTTCTAATTTTAGGTGGGAAAAAGGTTTCTGATAAGATAAAGCTGATAAACAATATGATAGAGAAAGTTGACTCTATATGTATAGGTGGCGGCATGGCCTTTGCCTTTTTGAGGGCAAATGGATACGATGTAGGCAAGTCCTTTGTAGAAGAATCAATAGATGACATAGCGCGCCAAATACTTTATAAAGCTGGTGAAATGGGGAAGAAGATAATTTTGCCAGTGGACGTCTTGGTAGCAAAAGATATAATAAGTGGCAGTGAGTGTAAACTTGTTGATGCTCACAGGATTCCTGCAGATTGGTATGGGGTTGATATTGGTCCCAAGACTTTAGAACTTTTCAAAGAGGAGATACTGAAGGCAAAGACTATTTTGTGGAACGGACCGATGGGAGTGTTTGAGATTCCTGAATTCTCATGGGGTTCAAGGGCTCTTGCTTTAGCGGTGGCTCTAAGCGATGCAGTGAGCGTTTGTGGTGGCGGCGACACGTCTGACGTATTGAGGTTAACTAACATGGTAAACTACTTTTCTCATGTTTCTACTGGTGGTGGAGCAGCATTGAAATTTTTGGAAGGAGAGAATTTGCCTGGAATTGACGCCCTTCCTAAGGTAATGTAA
- the fbp gene encoding class 1 fructose-bisphosphatase, protein MKIDKGIDLSRFILEEEKRYPKASGTLSRILISIENATKIISSHIRKAGLVDVLGKVGRINVQGEEVQKLDELANNWLVEHLASTGDFFAVVSEEMEKAFFPDEGKDGRYVICLDPLDGSSNVDVNISVGTIFSIYKRISDDDASFLQEGKKQVAAGYVIYGSSTMLVYSTGNGVNGFTLDPGVGSFILSHPNIKIPEKGKIYAFNESNYKKWSDNVKKYVDTVKDRGYTLRYVASMIADVHRTLLKGGIFAYPADNVNKNGKIRLLYEANPLGFLVTQAGGIATNGKVSILDVKPESLHQRTPIFMGSRVDMEEFLAITKEG, encoded by the coding sequence ATGAAGATAGATAAGGGAATAGATTTGAGCAGGTTTATACTCGAGGAGGAAAAGAGATATCCTAAAGCCTCAGGAACGCTATCAAGAATACTTATTTCAATAGAAAATGCAACTAAGATAATTTCTTCTCATATTAGAAAGGCTGGTCTTGTAGACGTTCTTGGCAAGGTAGGCAGAATAAACGTACAGGGAGAGGAAGTTCAAAAACTTGATGAACTGGCGAATAACTGGCTGGTTGAACATCTTGCTTCTACCGGCGACTTCTTTGCTGTTGTGTCAGAAGAGATGGAGAAAGCATTTTTTCCAGATGAGGGCAAAGATGGAAGATATGTAATATGCCTTGATCCTTTGGACGGCTCTTCTAATGTAGACGTGAATATAAGCGTGGGAACGATATTTTCTATCTATAAAAGGATATCTGACGATGATGCCTCATTTCTTCAAGAGGGAAAAAAGCAGGTGGCAGCAGGCTATGTAATTTACGGTTCGTCAACAATGCTGGTGTACTCAACGGGAAATGGAGTAAACGGTTTTACTCTCGATCCTGGTGTTGGATCATTTATTTTGTCACATCCAAATATAAAGATACCAGAAAAGGGCAAAATTTATGCTTTCAACGAGTCTAATTACAAAAAGTGGTCTGATAACGTAAAAAAATATGTTGATACTGTAAAGGATAGAGGATATACGTTAAGGTATGTAGCATCAATGATAGCTGACGTTCACAGAACCCTTTTGAAAGGTGGAATATTTGCCTATCCAGCTGATAACGTGAATAAAAATGGAAAAATTAGACTTCTTTATGAGGCAAACCCTTTGGGATTTTTGGTAACTCAGGCTGGAGGAATTGCAACTAACGGTAAAGTAAGTATTCTTGACGTAAAGCCAGAATCCCTTCACCAGAGGACACCCATCTTTATGGGTAGCAGAGTGGATATGGAGGAGTTTCTTGCTATAACTAAAGAGGGATAA
- the rpiB gene encoding ribose 5-phosphate isomerase B encodes MKISIATDHGAFELKNKIKDYLESIGHEVTDFGCFSNESVDYPPIIAKAARAVSTGKCERGIVLCGSGIGASIVANKIKGIRCALVYAPELAKLSREHNNANMIALGGRFTDFDTAKELVDIFLTTEFQGGRHLRRVEQIMDLEKFL; translated from the coding sequence ATGAAGATTTCTATCGCGACTGATCACGGTGCCTTTGAACTAAAAAATAAAATTAAAGATTATTTGGAATCTATTGGACATGAAGTTACTGATTTTGGTTGCTTTAGTAACGAAAGCGTAGACTATCCGCCAATTATAGCTAAGGCTGCAAGAGCAGTATCAACGGGAAAGTGTGAAAGGGGCATAGTGCTTTGTGGTTCTGGAATAGGGGCGTCTATTGTCGCAAACAAGATCAAGGGCATTAGATGCGCTCTGGTTTATGCTCCCGAGCTAGCTAAACTTTCAAGAGAACATAACAATGCAAATATGATAGCTCTTGGTGGCAGGTTTACTGATTTTGATACTGCAAAGGAGCTTGTGGATATATTCTTGACTACTGAATTTCAAGGCGGAAGACACCTTAGAAGAGTTGAGCAGATTATGGATTTAGAAAAATTTTTATGA
- a CDS encoding ribulose-phosphate 3-epimerase encodes MLISGSILSADFLNFERNIRELEPYADAWHVDVMDGHYVPNISFGPQFAAYLAKCSKLPVSVHLMVKEPEKFVSLVPKTVREVTFHQEATVAPVRFCAMLREMNFLPGISIGPGVHESSILEVLPFVHHVLFMSVEPGFGGQSFIEPVFEKIKRLVKLCPDRNFEIWVDGGVDMFWGEKLKEIGTDLVVMGSAFFKAKDPGEFGKLRG; translated from the coding sequence ATGTTAATATCTGGGTCTATTCTATCAGCTGATTTTTTGAATTTTGAAAGGAATATAAGGGAATTAGAGCCATATGCTGATGCCTGGCATGTGGACGTTATGGATGGGCACTATGTGCCCAATATATCTTTTGGCCCCCAATTTGCAGCCTATTTGGCTAAATGTTCGAAACTGCCCGTATCTGTTCACCTGATGGTAAAAGAGCCAGAAAAGTTTGTAAGTCTGGTTCCAAAAACTGTAAGAGAAGTAACCTTTCATCAAGAGGCTACCGTTGCACCTGTAAGATTTTGTGCAATGCTGAGGGAAATGAACTTCTTGCCTGGGATTAGTATTGGACCGGGAGTACACGAGAGCTCTATACTTGAAGTATTGCCTTTTGTACATCATGTTTTGTTTATGAGCGTTGAACCAGGATTCGGTGGACAGTCATTTATTGAACCAGTTTTTGAGAAAATAAAGAGGTTGGTTAAACTTTGTCCTGATAGAAATTTTGAGATTTGGGTTGATGGTGGAGTGGATATGTTTTGGGGAGAGAAGCTAAAAGAGATTGGCACAGACCTGGTGGTTATGGGCAGCGCATTTTTCAAGGCTAAAGACCCTGGAGAGTTTGGGAAGCTTAGAGGATAG
- a CDS encoding DUF255 domain-containing protein — translation MNKLSNTDSEFLKLHKDDPIDWYPWSKESLNRAKSEDKPIFLVSCSLWCQECHEITDEVFSDPQIADFLNKNFVSVLLDRDEHPEVDRRYQESISVIMKDSGWPLIAFLTPDARAFYGFVYRKTNEEIGFKDILERVLGMFKEAREKIEELSKNNEELIQKHFHTEPMGIDNNIIHFSVMEVLENWDDVSGSLALDQKFYFPSLFEVMVNQYVNEKETDTKEEIKKAVLLVLRSMAKGKIHDKEEGGFYRCSADEAWQCVREEKTTADNAELLRLYSRAFRTFVVSDLKDTINQFKKYFSANESEEGGFYTSNAKIKGKKFVDRSIYTDVNSLVIEAFCESYLATSDKYFLESAVKTANMLLDNRLQNAHLMRSKTKPGILSDYAYFGYSLLRLFEITKEERYLESSKKVIDIALNRFWNRGKGGFFEVESESGLYDQIEYLLDMPLSAPGPYIFMSMMELLRNFPEEIKYEYFLEEYARKLMGSADKNPIHSGCALRALDVLINHPIEKEEEVFDLKDQTFN, via the coding sequence ATGAACAAACTCAGCAATACAGATAGCGAATTCTTGAAATTACATAAAGACGATCCTATCGACTGGTATCCGTGGTCAAAAGAGTCTCTAAACAGGGCGAAAAGTGAGGATAAACCAATTTTTCTGGTTTCATGTTCTCTGTGGTGCCAGGAGTGTCATGAAATAACCGATGAAGTATTTTCGGATCCACAAATAGCTGACTTTTTGAACAAGAACTTCGTTTCTGTACTTTTAGATCGGGACGAACACCCTGAGGTTGACAGGCGATATCAAGAAAGCATATCGGTAATCATGAAAGACTCTGGATGGCCATTGATTGCATTCCTTACTCCTGATGCAAGAGCATTCTACGGTTTTGTATACAGAAAAACAAACGAAGAAATAGGATTCAAAGATATCCTTGAAAGAGTGTTGGGGATGTTCAAGGAAGCAAGAGAAAAGATTGAGGAGCTCTCTAAAAACAACGAAGAATTAATCCAAAAGCACTTTCACACGGAGCCGATGGGCATTGACAACAACATAATACACTTCTCTGTAATGGAAGTCCTTGAAAACTGGGATGATGTCTCTGGCAGCTTGGCTCTTGATCAGAAGTTCTATTTTCCATCCCTTTTTGAGGTAATGGTTAATCAATACGTCAATGAAAAAGAAACAGATACAAAGGAAGAGATTAAAAAAGCTGTTTTGCTCGTTTTAAGAAGCATGGCAAAGGGCAAAATTCACGACAAAGAAGAAGGCGGATTCTATAGATGTTCTGCAGATGAGGCATGGCAGTGCGTAAGAGAAGAGAAGACTACCGCAGACAACGCAGAACTACTACGACTTTATTCTAGAGCTTTTAGAACTTTTGTAGTTTCTGATTTAAAGGACACGATAAATCAATTCAAAAAATATTTCTCTGCAAACGAATCTGAAGAGGGCGGATTTTACACGTCCAACGCTAAAATAAAGGGCAAAAAATTCGTAGACAGATCAATTTATACTGACGTAAACTCCCTTGTAATAGAAGCCTTTTGTGAAAGTTATCTTGCCACATCAGACAAATATTTCTTAGAAAGCGCTGTAAAAACTGCTAACATGCTTCTTGACAACAGGCTGCAAAACGCTCATCTAATGAGGTCAAAGACCAAACCTGGCATACTATCCGATTACGCATATTTTGGTTACAGCTTATTAAGGCTATTTGAGATAACGAAAGAAGAAAGATATCTTGAATCATCCAAAAAGGTAATAGATATCGCTCTAAATAGGTTCTGGAATAGAGGTAAAGGTGGTTTCTTTGAAGTAGAAAGTGAAAGCGGCTTATACGATCAAATAGAATATTTGCTCGATATGCCCCTTTCAGCACCTGGACCGTACATCTTCATGAGCATGATGGAGCTCTTAAGAAACTTCCCGGAAGAAATAAAATACGAATACTTTCTTGAAGAGTATGCCAGAAAACTAATGGGATCAGCAGATAAAAATCCAATTCATAGCGGATGTGCATTAAGGGCGCTGGACGTTTTGATCAATCACCCAATAGAAAAAGAAGAAGAAGTTTTCGATCTGAAAGATCAAACTTTCAACTAA
- a CDS encoding metal-sensing transcriptional repressor: MKKSNTNKKEPFHKDALKLLKTARGHIDGVINMIEDERYCIDISNQILAIIAILKKANTSVLNKHIDRCVRNAVNSKDVDEKIVELQNIMKYIEKTR; this comes from the coding sequence TTGAAAAAGTCGAATACTAACAAAAAAGAACCCTTTCATAAAGATGCTCTAAAATTATTAAAAACTGCCAGAGGACACATTGACGGCGTAATAAATATGATTGAAGATGAAAGATATTGCATAGATATATCAAACCAGATTCTGGCAATTATAGCTATACTAAAGAAAGCTAACACATCTGTCTTAAACAAACACATTGACAGATGTGTGAGAAATGCAGTAAATAGTAAAGACGTAGACGAAAAGATCGTAGAACTCCAAAACATTATGAAGTACATAGAAAAAACAAGATAA
- a CDS encoding heavy-metal-associated domain-containing protein, with the protein MKVYVSGMTCMHCKMTVERLFSQIDGVEKVEVDLTTGIVNVKSSKNISKEVLEKSLEDTAYKVEKVEY; encoded by the coding sequence ATGAAGGTTTACGTTTCAGGAATGACTTGTATGCATTGCAAAATGACAGTTGAAAGACTATTTTCTCAAATAGATGGCGTCGAAAAGGTTGAAGTAGATTTGACAACAGGAATTGTCAACGTTAAAAGTAGCAAGAACATTAGCAAAGAAGTGCTGGAAAAATCTTTAGAGGACACGGCATATAAGGTTGAAAAAGTCGAATACTAA
- a CDS encoding glutaredoxin family protein, whose translation MTDKVIIYTSPGCPDCAAVKNWLKKNNIQYTEIDITANSNADEAYKKFGVRIAPITVIDDKFFYGTFKDQKPNLEKIFKKS comes from the coding sequence ATGACAGATAAAGTTATTATCTACACATCGCCTGGATGTCCAGACTGTGCAGCCGTTAAAAACTGGCTTAAAAAAAATAATATACAATATACTGAGATCGACATTACAGCTAATTCAAATGCCGATGAAGCCTACAAAAAGTTTGGCGTTAGAATTGCTCCAATTACCGTTATAGATGATAAATTTTTTTACGGAACTTTCAAAGACCAAAAACCTAACTTAGAAAAAATATTTAAAAAGTCTTGA
- a CDS encoding plastocyanin/azurin family copper-binding protein → MMNISLAFQYSAIRPLPYEDKQNRLLATGSTEFSANTPGTYYYVCQVPGHAQQGMYGKFIVLDK, encoded by the coding sequence ATGATGAATATATCTTTAGCCTTCCAGTATTCTGCAATCAGACCTTTGCCTTATGAAGACAAACAAAATAGACTTTTGGCAACTGGATCTACAGAATTTAGTGCAAATACACCCGGAACATATTATTATGTTTGTCAGGTGCCAGGACATGCTCAGCAAGGCATGTATGGAAAATTCATAGTCTTAGATAAGTAG
- a CDS encoding heavy metal translocating P-type ATPase: protein MEKLILKIEGMSCASCAMNVEKALKKVKGVENAVVNLASEKALITFNPKDFSEKDAFEAVEKAGYKALYEKSSKKDDSDEFLEKVKKAKQKMIYAWAITIPLSFIMFVHMFFNIEFKYHTLINLILSFPVIFIIGIDPIKSAIKALIHKNTNMDVLIFFGVTSSYLTGILNLFGQKIADYSGVGAMITGFYLIGQYLESKAKGRASEEIKKLLNLSPKKANLVKEDGSIEIIDIDFVKVSDILLVKPSEQIPTDSVIIEGTTSVDESMITGESLPVPKSINDTVIGGTINQLGTIKIKVTQIGENTVLSKISKLVEDAQSTKVPVQAFADRVISIFVPSIIIIAILTFIVWFLFPSDLHKLNFWAKDFLPWINPNLNTISAAIYASVATLVIACPCALGLATPTALMVGLGLGASKGILIRSGEALERAKDIDVVVFDKTGTITDKELYVTDIVSNIDKEEFIKIVASLESYSEHPIGIAINKFAKDNNISKIDFQSVKVIPGLGVEGYLDNKKIIVGSPKFIEDATGIKDIEKSKFKGKTLAIAYEEERGLLGIIALSFKIKPNAKEAIDQIKKMGIKTIMLTGDNEETARYVASQVEIDEYFANLLPQDKIMHIKRLQEMGYVVAMVGDGINDAPSLKQSDVGISIGTGTDIAKEASNITLMTDDLTNVAKSIKLSIATFKKIKQNLFWAFFYNIIAIPFAALGMLHPVIAEAAMATSSVFVVTNSIRLRNFKI from the coding sequence ATGGAGAAGTTAATCTTGAAAATAGAGGGCATGAGTTGCGCCTCGTGTGCTATGAACGTAGAAAAAGCTCTAAAAAAGGTCAAAGGAGTAGAAAACGCAGTAGTAAACCTTGCCAGCGAAAAAGCTTTGATAACCTTTAACCCGAAAGATTTTAGCGAAAAGGATGCCTTTGAAGCTGTAGAAAAAGCTGGATATAAAGCTTTATATGAAAAAAGCAGTAAAAAAGACGACTCAGATGAATTTTTGGAAAAGGTAAAAAAAGCTAAGCAAAAGATGATTTATGCCTGGGCTATCACAATCCCTCTAAGCTTTATTATGTTTGTGCACATGTTTTTCAACATTGAATTCAAATATCACACTCTCATAAATCTAATTTTATCCTTCCCAGTAATCTTCATAATAGGAATAGACCCTATAAAAAGTGCAATAAAGGCATTGATTCACAAAAACACCAATATGGACGTTTTAATATTTTTCGGAGTAACTTCATCGTATTTGACTGGGATATTAAATTTGTTTGGGCAAAAAATAGCCGACTATTCTGGAGTAGGAGCTATGATTACCGGCTTTTATCTTATAGGCCAATATTTAGAAAGCAAAGCAAAGGGAAGGGCATCTGAAGAGATAAAAAAACTCCTCAATCTTAGCCCAAAGAAAGCTAACCTAGTAAAAGAAGACGGTTCTATAGAAATAATAGACATAGATTTTGTGAAAGTCTCAGATATTCTTTTGGTAAAACCATCTGAGCAAATTCCTACAGATTCGGTAATAATTGAAGGTACCACATCAGTAGACGAGTCAATGATCACTGGAGAAAGCCTTCCAGTTCCAAAATCAATCAACGATACAGTAATTGGAGGTACCATAAACCAACTTGGCACAATAAAAATCAAAGTTACCCAGATTGGAGAAAATACTGTTTTGTCAAAAATTTCAAAATTAGTAGAAGACGCCCAGAGCACCAAAGTTCCCGTACAGGCATTTGCTGACAGAGTTATCTCAATTTTCGTTCCCTCTATAATAATTATTGCAATTTTAACTTTCATAGTCTGGTTCTTGTTCCCATCAGATTTACACAAATTAAATTTCTGGGCAAAGGATTTTCTGCCCTGGATAAACCCAAATCTAAACACAATTTCAGCTGCCATATACGCTTCAGTCGCAACTCTTGTAATAGCCTGCCCCTGTGCATTAGGACTTGCTACCCCAACAGCGCTAATGGTAGGATTGGGTCTTGGAGCATCTAAAGGGATATTAATTAGATCTGGTGAGGCACTCGAAAGGGCAAAGGATATAGACGTGGTAGTCTTTGACAAAACAGGGACAATTACAGACAAAGAGCTATACGTAACTGACATAGTATCAAATATAGATAAAGAAGAATTTATAAAAATTGTAGCTTCACTTGAGAGTTATAGCGAACATCCTATAGGCATTGCAATTAATAAATTTGCAAAAGACAATAATATTTCAAAAATAGACTTTCAAAGCGTAAAGGTAATTCCGGGCTTAGGAGTAGAAGGCTACTTAGATAACAAGAAGATCATCGTAGGAAGTCCAAAATTTATTGAAGATGCCACCGGGATAAAAGATATTGAAAAATCAAAATTTAAAGGAAAGACTCTGGCAATAGCATACGAAGAGGAAAGAGGTTTGCTTGGAATTATAGCTTTGTCTTTCAAGATAAAGCCAAACGCAAAGGAAGCGATTGACCAAATCAAAAAAATGGGAATTAAAACAATAATGCTCACAGGTGACAACGAAGAAACTGCACGCTACGTTGCAAGTCAAGTTGAAATTGACGAATATTTTGCAAACCTTCTACCTCAAGACAAAATAATGCACATCAAAAGACTTCAAGAAATGGGATACGTAGTGGCAATGGTTGGAGACGGAATAAATGACGCGCCCTCTTTAAAACAATCCGATGTAGGAATATCTATAGGAACTGGAACTGACATAGCCAAAGAAGCGAGCAATATCACATTAATGACGGATGATCTCACAAACGTAGCTAAATCTATAAAGCTTTCTATAGCAACGTTCAAAAAGATTAAGCAAAATCTATTTTGGGCTTTTTTCTACAACATTATTGCTATTCCCTTTGCTGCGCTTGGAATGCTTCATCCTGTGATAGCTGAAGCAGCAATGGCTACAAGTTCTGTTTTTGTAGTCACAAACTCTATTAGGCTTAGAAATTTTAAGATATAA
- a CDS encoding M48 family metallopeptidase, producing the protein MLDIKIEKIIRSKRKTIALLITDDATLIVKAPFGIDEKRIWEVIRKHSNWIEKKRKEIESRDPKASKKEFVNGEGFLYLGKYYKLYIVDNQEVPLRFENAFYLTRNYLNKAKEVFIEWYKREAFKKISERVEWYARKSNLKYNKINITNAQKRWGSCSSNGNLNFSYRLIMAPISVIDYVVVHELVHLEEKNHEKNFWVKVKTLMPDYKRHADLLKSIGYLLNL; encoded by the coding sequence ATGTTAGATATAAAGATTGAGAAAATAATACGCTCGAAAAGAAAGACAATCGCTCTGCTGATTACAGATGATGCAACATTAATAGTGAAGGCGCCTTTTGGAATAGATGAAAAGAGAATTTGGGAGGTTATTAGAAAACACTCAAATTGGATTGAGAAAAAAAGAAAGGAGATAGAGTCAAGAGATCCTAAAGCGTCAAAAAAAGAATTTGTGAATGGGGAAGGATTTTTGTATCTTGGCAAGTATTACAAGCTGTATATAGTTGATAATCAGGAGGTTCCCCTTAGGTTTGAAAATGCTTTTTATCTTACAAGAAATTATTTAAATAAGGCAAAAGAGGTTTTTATAGAGTGGTACAAAAGGGAAGCTTTTAAGAAGATATCTGAAAGAGTTGAGTGGTATGCGAGAAAAAGCAATTTAAAATATAATAAGATAAATATTACAAACGCACAAAAAAGGTGGGGGTCTTGTTCTTCAAATGGAAACTTAAACTTTTCTTATAGACTTATAATGGCACCAATCTCTGTAATAGACTACGTTGTTGTACATGAACTTGTACACTTAGAAGAGAAAAATCATGAAAAGAATTTTTGGGTAAAGGTAAAGACGTTAATGCCAGATTATAAAAGACATGCTGATTTACTTAAAAGTATTGGTTATTTGTTGAATTTATAA
- a CDS encoding YdbC family protein — MAEIKYEILETLGTISESSKGWKKDLKLVRWNDKAAKYDIREWSPNYDRMSKGLTFTKEELISLRDILNTLEL; from the coding sequence ATGGCTGAAATAAAGTATGAAATCCTGGAAACATTGGGTACCATTTCTGAAAGCTCGAAGGGATGGAAAAAGGATCTAAAGTTGGTCAGATGGAACGATAAAGCTGCTAAGTATGATATTAGAGAGTGGTCGCCTAATTACGATAGAATGAGCAAAGGATTGACTTTTACTAAAGAAGAGTTAATCTCTTTGAGAGATATTTTAAATACTCTTGAACTTTAG
- a CDS encoding MFS transporter, with amino-acid sequence MISSKNIVLLCCLCVASFMVSLDVSIVNISYPYLSRVFNVTIENVSNLAIFYLLSLCSMLIIFGKISDSVGASRVFLTGSLLFSLTSLFCAISGNFYIMLIGRFLQGIASSMISATTGALILQRLPKEFIGRSFAAVTGLGGIGFAFGSPIGSFLVEKFGWHSIFLINVPIGILVFIFGVVSLSKAYETRLKSKIDFFGSLLIFSTISLFIVILSLCRVIAEKNLILLLWILWFLLFFFFLYHEKNNKNATIDFSIFRNKNIIFALLSSFLIVCLFDGFNFVIPFFAIGAMGFSQELTGFSIGVGSTITILASPLIGFLSDRFGHRNMCILSSLNVFLSSILFFFIQNFASIFYFVIAIVLAGVGLVGFFVASPSLILGQVKKTESGFVSSFIQVVQNLGAIIGIYIFSNFYGKIDIYESKKLLEKGFHDACSFGIFLSLISIIFSFFAFEKVKRGALSAERKDK; translated from the coding sequence ATGATCTCTTCAAAGAATATAGTTTTGTTGTGTTGTTTGTGTGTAGCTAGTTTTATGGTAAGCCTTGATGTTAGTATAGTAAACATCTCTTACCCCTATTTGAGCAGAGTCTTTAATGTTACGATTGAAAATGTATCAAATTTGGCAATATTTTATCTTTTGTCGCTTTGCTCAATGCTTATTATTTTTGGTAAGATTTCAGATTCTGTAGGGGCATCAAGGGTATTTTTGACTGGCTCTCTTCTCTTTTCTTTAACCTCTCTTTTTTGTGCTATTTCAGGAAACTTTTATATCATGTTGATAGGAAGATTTTTGCAGGGGATAGCTTCTAGCATGATTTCTGCAACTACAGGGGCCCTGATTTTGCAGCGTTTGCCTAAAGAGTTTATAGGAAGGTCTTTTGCAGCAGTTACTGGGCTTGGTGGGATAGGATTTGCATTTGGTTCTCCAATTGGGTCGTTTTTGGTGGAAAAGTTTGGTTGGCACTCTATTTTTTTGATAAACGTGCCAATAGGTATTTTAGTTTTTATTTTTGGGGTTGTTTCTCTATCAAAGGCATATGAAACAAGGCTGAAAAGTAAAATTGATTTTTTTGGCTCTCTTTTGATCTTTTCAACAATCTCTTTGTTTATCGTTATATTAAGTCTATGTAGAGTTATTGCTGAGAAAAACTTGATTCTTTTATTATGGATTCTCTGGTTTCTGCTTTTCTTCTTCTTTTTATACCATGAAAAGAATAACAAAAATGCGACTATAGATTTTTCGATATTTAGAAATAAAAACATAATTTTTGCGCTTCTTTCAAGTTTTCTAATTGTTTGCTTGTTTGATGGTTTTAACTTTGTAATACCCTTTTTTGCTATTGGCGCAATGGGTTTTAGTCAAGAATTGACAGGCTTTTCAATCGGCGTTGGAAGTACAATAACTATCTTAGCGTCTCCATTGATTGGATTTTTGTCCGATAGGTTTGGGCACAGAAATATGTGTATTCTTTCTTCATTGAACGTATTTTTATCGAGCATATTGTTCTTTTTCATTCAAAATTTTGCATCTATTTTTTATTTCGTGATTGCTATTGTGCTTGCTGGCGTTGGACTGGTTGGCTTCTTTGTTGCAAGTCCGTCTCTTATTTTAGGACAGGTAAAAAAAACAGAGAGTGGTTTTGTCTCCTCCTTCATTCAAGTGGTTCAAAATCTTGGAGCTATAATTGGCATATATATTTTTAGTAATTTTTATGGGAAAATAGATATATATGAATCAAAGAAGCTTTTAGAAAAGGGTTTTCACGATGCGTGTTCTTTTGGGATATTCTTAAGCCTTATTTCAATAATCTTTTCTTTTTTTGCTTTTGAAAAAGTGAAGAGAGGAGCTTTGAGTGCCGAGCGTAAAGATAAATAA